The following coding sequences lie in one Fusarium poae strain DAOMC 252244 chromosome 1, whole genome shotgun sequence genomic window:
- a CDS encoding hypothetical protein (BUSCO:24298at5125) has translation MKSAKAPATESSSHRRSQPVRQARTNPARNTANMGRSGVGRDSIGGADQPIDIFPAITHFADAITALPKELVRHFTLLKEVDAKLFTPEEQLFRLVEAATNAPLSEARPNNEVSSVAAPGSAPMSAQNSSTGNLLNNSAQSVPSIDESHRDLVFDPSNLPRRHLFRQTAIKIQEMLVSLEEKNHVISTANEALEAQLTRIEDVWPHLENEFSDEAKWGSTTHWAYPENRFSKASNVDRTRRDGAAAISAAAQALADEAAARSDARKQAVQAKKASRNHNNNTNNTNNHNHESEGDDHDGKHKPEGPKKTAKSRKSAAAAAAAAETANVGLGISTATTTNGNPPQKRRKVEKPTNGATATADRAMSAVFGNAAPKAKTTSPRATPAPEAPKKRKALPSGSGQAKKSRNGVTGMSTSANSSPVITELPEPKLPPVRASPVPVPTPNPAPPTRSRQNSIQNANAENNKARPTSAPNKPNGNIVNTASVVPPPNSSLRNGTTAEPKTPKETIVPVKTENPKKETERTETVSAPPTTTVNTITNSTPVAPITSSKKDTKKPDENERKNDRKSESLPPAAPTPTVTTKSGRASKPSTPSLATFQEAAPPRSRASRNNDGTGIGKKNHKKPGPTIHATVAQLADEDTNSSMQGDEDDVDIDADEPTYCYCNGVSYGEMVACDADECPREWFHLECVGLKVAPTSKAKWYCEDCKERLKMGGKKSNGR, from the exons ATGAAGTCAGCCAAGGCCCCCGCGACAGAGAGCTCGTCGCACCGCCGGTCGCAGCCCGTTCGTCAAGCTCGTACCAACCCTGCGCGAAACACCGCGAACATGGGCCGCTCTGGTGTTGGCAGAGACTCGATCGGCGGTGCCGACCAGCCCATCGACATTTTTCCTGCGATCACTCACTTCGCCGATGCCATTACCGCTCTCCCCAAAGAGCTCGTCCGACATTTCACACTGTTGAAGGAGGTTGATGCTAAACTTTTCACTCCTGAAGAACAGCTCTTCCGACTTGTCGAAGCTGCCACAAACGCTCCTCTTTCCGAGGCACGTCCGAACAATGAAGTCTCAAGCGTTGCTGCTCCCGGCTCGGCGCCCATGAGCGCGCAGAACAGCTCAACCGGCAATCTTTTGAATAACAGCGCCCAGAGCGTGCCCTCGATCGATGAGTCTCACAGGGACCTCGTTTTCGACCCTTCCAATCTACCTCGCCGCCACCTTTTTCGACAAACCGCAATCAAGATCCAAGAAATGCTTGTGTCGCTCGAAGAAAAAAATCACGTCATTTCTACGGCCAATGAAGCGCTCGAAGCCCAGCTCACTCGAATCGAAGACGTCTGGCCGCATCTAGAGAACGAGTTCAGCGATGAGGCAAAATGGGGAAGCACCACGCACTGGGCATATCCTGAGAATAGATTTTCAAAGGCATCCAACGTCGATAGGACACGGCGCGACGGTGCCGCAGCAATCTCCGCCGCCGCACAGGCTCTTGCTGATGAGGCAGCCGCTAGAAGCGACGCCCGAAAGCAGGCCGTGCAAGCAAAGAAGGCTTCTAGAAACCATAACAACAATACCAATAACACCAATAATCATAACCACGAGTCAGAGGGTGATGACCATGACGGGAAGCACAAGCCTGAGGGCCCCAAGAAGACCGCCAAGTCAAGGAAGTCTGCCGCGGCGGCTGCAGCGGCGGCCGAAACTGCCAATGTCGGCCTGGGCATCTCTACAGCCACGACCACAAATGGAAACCCACCGCAAAAGCGACGTAAGGTCGAGAAGCCAACAAACGGTGCCACAGCGACAGCAGATCGTGCCATGAGCGCTGTCTTTGGGAACGCTGCACCGAAAGCGAAAACAACAAGCCCGCGAGCAACTCCTGCCCCTGAAGCGCctaagaagagaaaggctcTTCCTTCAGGCAGCGGACAGGCCAAGAAAAG TAGAAACGGTGTGACTGGCATGTCGACGTCAGCCAACTCATCGCCCGTGATTACTGAGCTTCCCGAGCCAAAGCTCCCTCCTGTTCGCGCATCACCAGTACCTGTTCCTACCCCGAACCCAGCACCACCAACTCGTTCACGACAAAATTCGATACAGAATGCAAACGCAGAGAATAACAAAGCCCGGCCAACCTCGGCTCCTAATAAGCCCAATGGCAACATTGTTAACACGGCGAGTGTTGTACCTCCACCAAATAGCTCACTTCGTAACGGTACCACTGCCGAGCCCAAAACCCCTAAAGAGACAATTGTGCCGGTCAAGACCGAAAATCCTAAGAAGGAAACCGAGAGAACAGAAACTGTATCTGCCCCGCCAACTACCACGgtcaacaccatcacaaATTCAACCCCAGTTGCCCCTATAACCAGCAGCAAAAAGGATACTAAGAAACCTGACGAGAACGAACGTAAGAATGATCGTAAGAGCGAATCATTACCTCCAGCTGCCCCAACACCAACAGTCACAACGAAGAGTGGACGAGCCAGTAAACCGTCGACACCATCATTGGCAACATTTCAAGAGGCGGCGCCACCCCGATCGCGCGCATCAAGAAATAATGACGGCACCGGTATAGGAAAGAAGAACCACAAGAAACCTGGTCCTACTATCCATGCCACTGTTGCTCAGCTGGCAGACGAAGATACAAATAGCAGCATGCAGGGCGACGAGGATGACGTCGATATTGACGCAGATGAGCCGACATACTGTTACTGTAACGGAGTCAGTTACGGCGAAATGGTAGCGTGCGATGCTGATGAGTGCCCTCGCGAATGGTTCCATTTAGAATGTGTTGGACTTAAGGTTGCGCCAACATCAAAAG CAAAATGGTATTGCGAAGACTGCAAGGAACGTCTTAAAATGGGCGGCAAAAAGTCTAATGGAAGATAG
- a CDS encoding hypothetical protein (BUSCO:2266at5125): MVVHDGHEYLTEEERRLKEDRDRTKYWKKWVREDYSHDGDAWSHFPHDHARSRAFRWGEDGIAGVCDTHGYQNIGFSFWNEEDDFLKERLFGLSNPQGNHGESVKEAHFHVDNTPHSYMKFLYKYPQKKFPYKDLIDENARRGKEDKEYQITDTDAFDQDRYWDIFIETAKESDDPDEILFRVTAWNRGPDPAPLHIIPQVWFRNTWSWGREPEEKKPSIQYVDETFAKSKHWSLGERHFLCSPSPGVGSSGDDVMPKFMFTENETNFKALYEQENKQPYVKDAFHRYIVDGEKDAVNPAKTGTKCAAWFNFNEDGGVNPGECAVVRFRFTRRDDGYLDEEEFDDIVEARKEEADEFYYRLSPLPMADDLRNIQRQAFSGMMWTKQHYHFIWDHWANGDPTMPPPPASRKDIRNSAWKHMHCDDILSMPDSWEYPFFAAWDSAFHCIPLAMIDPDFAKKQLDLFTREWYCHPNGQLPAYEWNFGDVNPPVHAWATFRTFKIERKMYGRQDLDFLERVFQKLLLNFTWWVNRKDADGKNVFEGGFLGLDNIGLFNRSEPLPTGGVLEQADSTGWMAFYCLSMLNIALELAKHRRIYEDIASKFFEHFIFISDAMTFRTGHKDEKSLWNEEDGFYYDAISWGGPWIQQLPVRSLVGLIPLYATITLEPELINRLPSFKKRVDWFIENRCDLAERNMASIRKRGKGNRILLSIVSKDRLEKILKRMLDEDEFFSDHGIRSLSKFHKENPFSMDVNGQKFCVGYVPGDSDSGLFGGNSNWRGPIWLCVNFLLVESLQRFFLFYGPDFQVECPTGSGDYMHLGKVAEEIQHRLQHLFARTDDGRRSINGGDDRLDFNEHWKDYLWFHEFFDGDNGRGLGATHQCGWTGLIARMIHDTGVNCRLPHTPRTPSIAMGHYFDDVFHRNVGSSGHGGKPHMRRSSTARSIGARSDFEDDTHSLAGSVHHDEERSKERSEADAHLHSYVSDQLERYKDENKAGNYDHDDEFETKG, encoded by the exons ATGGTTGTCCACGACGGTCACGAATACCTCACTGAGGAAGAAAGGCGTCTTAAGGAGGATCGCGACCGCACCAAGTACTGGAAGAAATGGG TCCGAGAGGATTACAGTCATGATGGAGATGCTTGGAGTC ACTTTCCTCACGACCACGCTCGATCGCGCGCATTCCGTTGGGGTGAAGACGGTATCGCCGGTGTCTGCGATACTCATGGCTACCAAAACATTGGATTTAGTTTCTGGAACGAGGAAGA CGACTTCCTCAAGGAGCGTCTTTTTGGCCTCTCAAATCCCCAGGGTAACCATGGTGAAAGTGTCAAGGAAGCTCACTTCCACGTTGATAACACTCCT CACTCTTACATGAAATTCCTCTACAAATACCCACAGAAGAAGTTCCCCTATAAGGATCTTATTGACGAGAACGCTCGACGAGGAAAGGAAGATAAGGAATACCAAATCACCGACACCGATGCCTTTGACCAAGACCGATACTGGGACATCTTCATTGAAACTGCAAAGGAGAGCGATGATCCCGATGAGATTCTCTTCCGAGTCACTGCTTGGAATCGAGGCCCTGACCCTGCACCTCTCCACATTATTCCCCAGGTGTGGTTCCGCAACACCTGGAGCTGGGGTAGAGAGCCTGAGGAGAAGAAACCTTCGATACAATATGTTGACGAGACCTTCGCCAAGTCCAAACACTGGAGTTTGGGAGAGCGCCACTTCCTGTGCTCCCCCTCGCCTGGTGTAGGCTCCAGCGGTGACGATGTCATGCCCAAGTTCATGTTCACCGAGAACGAGACCAACTTCAAGGCACTCTACGAACAAGAGAACAAGCAGCCATATGTCAAGGATGCCTTCCATCGCTACATTGTCGACGGAGAGAAGGACGCCGTTAACCCTGCCAAGACTGGAACAAAATGTGCTGCCTGGTTCAACTTTAACGAGGATGGCGGTGTCAACCCCGGCGAATGTGCCG TCGTTCGATTCCGCTTCACCAGGCGAGACGATGGGTACCTGGACGAAGAAGAATTCGACGATATTGTTGAGGCCCGTAAGGAGGAGGCTGACGAGTTCTACTACAGACTCAGCCCTCTTCCCATGGCTGACGATCTGCGCAACATCCAGCGACAAGCTTTCTCTGGTATGATGTGGACGAAGCAACACTATCATTTCATCTGGGACCACTGGGCAAACGGTGACCCTACTATGCCACCTCCCCCGGCTTCCCGAAAAGACATTCGAAATTCGGCCTGGAAACACATGCACTGTGACGATATTCTGTCGATGCCCGACTCATGGGAGTACCCGTTCTTTGCCGCTTGGGATAGTGCCTTCCACTGTATCCCGTTGGCCATGATTGACCCCGATTTCGCAAAGAAGCAGCTTGACTTGTTCACTCGCGAGTGGTACTGTCATCCCAACGGACAGCTCCCAGC ATACGAGTGGAACTTTGGAGACGTAAACCCGCCAGTCCATGCCTGGGCAACCTTCAGAACGTTCAAGATTGAGCGAAAGATGTATGGTCGCCAGGACTTGGACTTCCTAGAGCGCGTTTTCCAAAAGCTGCTCCTCAACTTCACCTGGTGGGTCAATCGCAAGGATGCTGATGGAAAGAACGTCTTCGAGGGAGGCTTTTTGGGTCTCGACAACATTGGCTTGTTCAACCGATCCGAGCCCCTACCTACTGGAGGTGTCCTAGAGCAGGCAGACAGCACTGGATGGATGGCATTCTACTGTCTTTCCATGCTCAACATTGCCCTCGAGCTGGCCAAGCACCGTCGTATCTACGAAGACATCGCATCCAAGTTCTTTGAGCACTTCATTTTCATTAGTGATGCTATGACATTCCGAACCGGTCACAAGGATGAGAAATCTCTTTGGAATGAGGAGGACGGCTTCTACTACGATGCCATCTCTTGGGGAGGCCCCTGGATCCAGCAGCTTCCCGTGCGATCGCTTGTGGGTTTGATCCCTCTGTATGCGACTATCACTCTGGAACCAGAGTTGATCAACAGACTCCCCTCATTCAAGAAGAGAGTCGACTGGTTCATCGAGAACCGATGCGATTTGGCTGAGAGAAACATGGCCAGTATCCGAAAGCGAGGAAAGGGCAACCGTATCCTGTTGTCCATTGTCAGCAAAGATCGACTGGAGAAGATCCTGAAGCGCATGCTTGACGAAGATGAATTCTTCAGTGACCATGGAATCCGGTCGCTCTCCAAATTCCACAAGGAGAACCCATTCTCCATGGATGTCAAtggccagaaattctgcgtCGGATACGTGCCAGGTGACTCAGATAGTGGTCTGTTCGGTGGCAACAGTAACTGGAGAGGTCCTATTTGGCTCTGTGTCAACTTCCTGCTCGTAGAGTCTCTACAGcgcttcttccttttctacGGACCTGATTTCCAGGTCGAATGCCCAACTGGTAGCGGAGACTATATGCACCTGGGCAAGGTTGCTGAGGAAATCCAGCACCGATTGCAACATCTTTTCGCCCGTACTGACGACGGAAGACGTAGCATCAACGGTGGCGATGATCGCCTCGACTTCAATGAGCACTGGAAAGATTACCTTTGGTTCCATGAGTTCTTCGATGGAGACAACGGACGCGGTTTGGGAGCCACTCACCAGTGTGGATGGACTGGACTGATTGCTCGTATGATCCACGATACTGG CGTCAACTGCCGTCTGCCTCACACTCCTCGCACACCTTCAATTGCTATGGGTCATTATTTCGATGATGTCTTCCACCGCAATGTTGGAAGCAGCGGCCACGGTGGCAAGCCTCACATGAGACGTTCATCGACTGCCCGCTCCATTGGTGCCCGCAGTGATTTTGAAGATGACACCCATTCTCTTGCTGGCTCCGTCCACCATGACGAGGAACGAAGCAAAGAGCGTAGTGAAGCCGATGCCCATCTGCACAGTTACGTCTCTGACCAGCTCGAGAGATACAAAGATGAGAACAAGGCGGGCAACTACGACCATGACGATGAGTTTGAGACCAAGGGATAA
- a CDS encoding hypothetical protein (BUSCO:57278at5125), translated as MDTQVPSKYITLVSSDGFEFVVLRDAAMVSPIIKGMLDVRSQFAEAKEARCVFQEMSAMVLDKVVEYFHYWYRYRNSEDVPDMDIPVELCLELLAAADYLGLDQANMSMK; from the exons ATGGACACTCAAGTTCCCAGCAAATACATTACTCTCGTATCCAGCGATGGTTTTGAATTTGTTGTTCTCCGTGATGCCGCTATGGTCAGCCCCATTATCAAAGGCATGCTTGATGTGAGAAGTCAATTTGCTGAAGCCAAAGAGGCCCGTTGTGTTTTCCAGGAGATGAG CGCCATGGTTCTGGATAAGGTTGTCGAATACTTTCACTACTGGTATCGCTACCGCAACAGCGAAGACGTGCCCGACATGGACATCCCCGTCGAGCTTTGCCTCGAGCTGTTAGCCGCGGCCGATTACCTGGGCCTGGACCA GGCGAACATGAGCATGAAGTGA
- the ATP5 gene encoding ATP synthase F0 subcomplex subunit OSCP atp5 (BUSCO:52006at5125), whose translation MFSRQVIRAARVAAPQRALALRAAPVRSFAAAASSDVKSPVSVFGVDGTYASALYTAAVKTSSVDAASDALIKLGAIIEKDPKLVAVLRTPTLADADKKAIVDELVKQINTKDETVKNFLTTLAENNRLGLIPGVVDKFSTIISAARGEVELTITSAQVRFMEGHPLDKRTLNRLETAVSKSSYVGQGKKLKVTNEVNPDIVGGLVVEVGDRTIDLSVSSRIAKMNKLLTDTL comes from the exons ATGTTCTCGCGACAGGTCATCCGCGCCGCCCGAGTCGCCGCTCCCCAGCGAGCCCTCGCCCTCCGAGCCGCCCCCGTCCGATCCTTCGCCGCCGCTGCTTCGTCCGATGTCAAGTCTCCGGTTTCCGTCTTCGGCGTTGATGGCACCTATGCTTCTGCTCTG TACACTGCCGCCGTCAAGACTTCCAGCGTCGACGCCGCTTCCGATgctctcatcaagctcggCGCCATCATCGAGAAGGACCCCAAGCTTGTCGCCGTCCTGAGGACCCCTACCCTCGCCGATGCCGACAAGAAGGCCATTGTCGATGAGCTCGTCAAGCAGATCAACACCAAGGACGAGACCGTCAAGAACTTCCTCACCACCCTCGCCGAGAACAACCGACTTGGTCTCATCCCCGGTGTTGTCGACAAGTTCTCCACCATCATCTCTGCCGCCCGTGGTGAGGTCGAGCTCACTATTACCAGCGCTCAGGTACGTTTTATGGAGGGACAT CCTCTCGACAAGCGAACACTCAACCGACTTGAGACTGCTGTCTCCAAGTCCTCTTACGTCGGCCAGGGTAAGAAGCTCAAGGTCACCAACGAG GTCAACCCTGATATTGTTGGTGGACTCGTCGTCGAGGTCGGTGACCGAACCATCGACCTCAGCGTCTCTTCCCGCATCGCCAAGATGAACAAGCTCCTCACGGACACTCTGTAA
- a CDS encoding hypothetical protein (BUSCO:43646at5125), whose amino-acid sequence MASSQSYRTSYFEPNDQFRRQERTRSSEGTVSTTMSSSTGRESAATHVTDAPTFSKKIVVVGDGGCGKTCLLISYSQGYFPEKYVPTVFENYITYPIHSATGKTVELALWDTAGQEEYDRLRPLSYPETDLIFVCFAIDCPNSLDNVLDKWYPEVLHFCPYTPLVLVGLKSDLRHKKTCIDMLKTQGLTPVTTEQGMALAKKMNAQYMECSSKEMRGVDEIFEQAINTVVANDRKTIEAAAASGSSKKRESTSTPGVGQIKRKKRKCPIL is encoded by the exons ATGGCATCATCTCAATCCTACCGTACCTCTTACTTTGAACCCAACGACCAGTTTCGACGTCAAGAGCGCACTCGTTCCAGCGAAGGCACCGTCAGCACCACTATGAGCTCGTCGACGGGCCGCGAGTCGGCAGCGACCCACGTCACCGACGCGCCCACCTTTTCCAAGAAGATTGTTGTTGTCGGCGACGGTGGATGCGGCAAGACCTGCTTGCTCATTAGCTACAGCCAGGGTTATTTCCCAGAG AAATACGTACCAACCGTTTTTGAGAACTACATCACCTATCCCATCCACTCTGCTACCGGTAAGACTGTGGAGCTTGCATTGTGGGATACCGCCGGCCAAGAGGAATATGACCGTCTCCGACCGCTCTCATACCCCGAGACCGACCTGATCTTTGTATGCTTCGCCATTGACTGTCCGAACTCCCTCGACAATGTACTCGATAAG TGGTATCCAGAGGTTCTACACTTCTGCCCATACACTCCTCTGGTCCTCGTCGGCCTCAAGTCAGATCTTCGTCACAAGAAGACGTGCATCGATATGCTCAAGACACAAGGCCTCACCCCAGTCACCACTGAGCAGGGTATGGCACtggccaagaagatgaacGCTCAGTATATGGAATGTAGTAGTAAGGAGATGCGAGGTGTCGACGAGATCTTTGAGCAGGCTATCAACACCGTCGTCGCCAACGACCGGAAAACAATcgaggcagcagcagcctccgGTTCTTCCAAGAAGCGcgagtcaacatcaacacccGGGGTGGGACAAAttaagaggaagaagagaaagtgTCCAATCCTCTAA
- a CDS encoding hypothetical protein (BUSCO:34863at5125) — translation MADAISSFIRRVIVESPPGEWAMRQLRDLLIGALKQGPIPQHVSFEMDGNRRYARNHRMEALEGHHRGFEALARIMEICYKSGVKVVTVYAFSIENFNRPAREVEGLMELAKTKLEQLTKYGHILDRYGARVRVLGQREMIREDVLQVVDKAVARTRHNNKAVLNICFPYTSRAEITTAVKSTVQEFLAPSPPRSTPFSPSRIRRKILSRQLDAHEGLPMIPDTVAEETEPSDGDDLKKEKDSDGDSSSPTLLPDSPPPRLRARNSAASLSGLPNPETITAETLDKHMYTANDPPLDIFVRTSGVERLSDFMLWQCHQDTQIFFIDTLWPDFDLKDFIWILLEWQWRQKQKDRNDTTVRPTSVTA, via the exons ATGGCCGACGCTATATCATCTTTCATCCGGAGAGTAATCGTCGAATCTCCTCCGGGAGAATGGGCTATGCGCCAGCTTCGCGATCTACTCATCGGCGCCCTTAAACAAGGACCCATTCCCCAACATGTATCCTTCGAGATGGACGGCAACCGACGATATGCTCGAAATCACAGAATGGAGGCTCTAGAAGGCCACCACCGAGGATTCGAGGCACTGGCAAGG ATTATGGAAATCTGCTACAAGTCTGGTGTCAAGGTGGTCACCGTGTACGCCTTCAGTATCGAGAACTTCAACCGTCCCGCGAGGGAGGTTGAAGGCTTGATGGAGTTGGCCAAAACCAAGCTGGAGCAATTGACCAAATACGGCCACATCCTCGACCGTTACGGTGCGCGAGTGCGCGTCTTGGGACAGCGTGAGATGATCCGAGAAGATGTACTCCAAGTTGTCGACAAGGCTGTCGCAAGAACGAGACACAACAACAA GGCTGTCCTCAACATCTGTTTCCCCTACACATCACGGGCTGAGATCACAACAGCGGTGAAGTCAACAGTTCAAGAGTTCCTCGCTCCCTCTCCTCCTCGAAGCACACCTTTCTCACCATCGCGAATCCGAAGAAAGATCCTCTCCCGCCAACTGGACGCCCACGAGGGACTACCCATGATTCCCGATACCGTGGCTGAAGAGACAGAGCCCTCGGACGGCGACGAtctcaagaaggagaaggacagCGACGGAGATTCTTCATCACCTACATTGCTCCCGGATTCTCCCCCACCTCGCCTGCGGGCACGAAACAGCGCCGCCAGTCTTTCAGGCTTACCGAATCCCGAGACGATCACAGCCGAAACTCTCGATAAGCATATGTACACCGCAAACGACCCACCCCTGGACATCTTTGTGCGAACCAGCGGCGTGGAACGACTCAGCGACTTTATGCTCTGGCAGTGCCACCAGGACACTcagatcttcttcatcgataCCCTGTGGCCCGACTTTGATCTCAAGGACTTTATCTGGATCTTGCTGGAGTGGCAGTGgaggcagaagcagaaggaCCGTAACGACACCACCGTTCGACCTACTTCTGTTACAGCGTGA
- a CDS encoding hypothetical protein (BUSCO:23071at5125), whose product MSTNAFEAQGVRVAIEGCGHGTLDAIYASVEESCKQRGWDGVDILIIGGDFQSVRNAEDLSIMSCPVKYRHLGDFPKYYSGERKAPYLTIFIAGNHEASSHLWELYYGGWVAPNIYYMGAANILRFGPLRIAGLSGIWKGFDYRKPHHERLPFSGDDVKSWYHVREIDVRKLLQVQTQVDVGLSHDWPRAIESHGDHEWLFRKKPAFRNESRDGTLGSVAAEYVMDRLRPPHWFSAHMHIKFAAIKTYSDAQPEVEESKQETAPEATPALASENNPDEIDLDMDDDDEDTKPNPESEAKKSEPEAKEAAEASNQVSEELRAQLPASFARPQPKKTPGQPVPPGITNKEVRFLALDKCLPGRHFLQLCDLQPFNPETSSEYPPAQESPRWRLQYDPEWLAITRVFHDSLVIGDRNVQTPPDLGEDHYQPLIQKEREWVEDNIVKAGKLDVPHNFEITAPPHVPGGPEIVNVQPSEYTNPQTTTFCEIMGLSNIWDATDEERRQRKAQGPPKTDQRFTGGGRGGGHGRGRGGAASHLDLVETSSNIIAHHGSSLLNHCVSSPIFLSRSVTLDCPYSLYTATTPRHLTPKSVSTMHQMDMDIIPASISTKPLPLSDELSFADLEPLLNSNQRTRNQFRPRAGKGGSASYQLRQYAEVTLGGGSLRKVVKLPEGEDENEWLAVNMVDFYNQINLLYGAITEFCSPISCPEMKATDEFEYLWQDNENFKRPTKMPAPAYIEQLMTWVQANIDNEQVLPSKIGVPFPKSFPALVRQIFKRMYRVYAHIYCHHYPVIRELGLEPHLNTSFKQYVLFVDEHSLASGRDYWGPLGDLVDSMLKSD is encoded by the exons ATGTCTACCAACGCGTTCGAGGCGCAAGGTGTTCGAGTAGCAATTGAAGGATGC GGTCATGGCACGCTAGATGCTATCTACGCTTCTGTGGAAGAATCTTGTAAGCAACGTGGTTGGGATGGTGTTGATATTCTCATCATTGGCGGTGACTTTCAG TCTGTTCGCAATGCTGAAGATCTGAGCATCATGTCATGCCCCGTCAAGTACCGCCACCTAGGAGACTTTCCCAAGTACTACTCGGGTGAGAGAAAGGCGCCTTATCTAACAATATTCATTGCTGGAAACCACGAAGCCAGCTCGCATCTGTGGGAGCTCTACTACGGAGGATGGGTTGCGCCCAACATTTACTATATGGGTGCTGCCAACATCCTGCGTTTCGGTCCACTACGTATCGCGGGATTGTCTGGTATATGGAAAGGCTTTGACTACCGCAAGCCACATCACGAAAGGCTTCCTTTCAGCGGCGATGATGTAAAGTCGTGGTATCACGTCAGAGAGATCGACGTCCGCAAACTACTTCAAGTACAGACACAAGTGGATGTCGGCCTCAGTCACGACTGGCCACGTGCAATCGAATCGCATGGCGATCATGAATGGCTTTTCAGAAAAAAGCCTGCTTTCAGAAACGAATCTCGAGATGGTACACTCGGTAGCGTGGCGGCCGAGTATGTCATGGACCGTCTACGACCTCCCCATTGGTTTTCGGCCCATATGCATATCAAATTCGCTGCGATCAAGACATATAGTGACGCCCAGCCTGAAGTGGAAGAGAGCAAGCAAGAGACTGCTCCTGAGGCTACTCCAGCACTAGCTTCAGAGAACAATCCCGATGAGATTGATTTGGATatggatgacgatgatgaggacaCAAAACCTAACCCAGAATCAGAAGCCAAGAAAAGTGAGCCAGAAGCTAAGGAGGCTGCAGAAGCATCGAATCAAGTGTCGGAAGAGCTTAGGGCACAACTCCCGGCATCTTTTGCTCGCCCCCAGCCCAAGAAAACACCTGGTCAGCCAGTACCACCCGGCATCACAAACAAGGAGGTCCGTTTTCTTGCTCTCGACAAGTGTCTGCCAGGAAGACACTTCCTCCAGCTCTGTGACCTCCAACCCTTCAACCCCGAGACAAGCTCTGAGTATCCTCCAGCTCAGGAGTCACCACGATGGCGATTACAGTACGATCCAGAGTGGCTTGCAATCACGCGCGTCTTCCATGATTCTTTAGTCATTGGTGATCGCAATGTGCAGACGCCACCCGACTTGGGTGAAGATCATTACCAGCCTCTTATCCAAAAGGAGAGAGAATGGGTTGAGGACAACATTGTGAAGGCAGGAAAGCTAGATGTTCCACACAACTTCGAAATTACTGCGCCGCCTCATGTTCCTGGTGGTCCTGAGATCGTCAATGTGCAGCCATCGGAGTATACAAATCCTCAAACTACAACATTTTGCGAGATCATGGGGCTATCAAATATCTGGGATGCTACAGATGAAGAAAGACGTCAACGAAAAGCACAGGGGCCACCTAAAACAGATCAACGCTTTACTGGCGGTGGAAGAGGGGGTGGTCATGGCAGAGGCAGAGGAGGCG CAGCATCGCATCTCGACCTTGTTGAAACCTCGTCAAATATCATCGCCCACCATGGCTCAAGCCTTCTTAACCACTGTGTTAGTTCTCCCATATTCCTCTCGAGAAGCGTAACTCTGGATTGCCCCTACTCGCTATACACCGCCACCACGCCCCGACATCTGACTCCGAAGTCGGTCTCTACGATGCATCAGATGGATATGGACATTATACCTGCTTCCATCTCTACAAAACCCCTCCCCCTCTCAGATGAACTGTCATTTGCTGACTTGGAACCTTTGTTGAATAGTAACCAGCGAACGAGAAACCAGTTTCGCCCGCGCGCAGGCAAGGGAGGATCGGCTAGTTATCAACTGCGACAGTATGCCGAGGTGACACTGGGCGGCGGTAGCCTGCGCAAGGTTGTCAAACTCCCAGAGGGCGAGGACGAGAATGAATGGTTAGCTGTCAACA TGGTGGATTTCTACAACCAGATCAACCTCCTCTACGGAGCCATCACCGAGTTCTGCTCACCCATTTCATGCCCTGAGATGAAAGCCACCGACGA GTTCGAGTATCTGTGGCAAGACAACGAGAACTTCAAACGACCAACTAAGATGCCTGCGCCCGCATACATTGAACAACTCATGACGTGGGTACAAGCAAACATTGACAACGAACAAGTATTGCCCAGCAAAATCG GCGTCCCCTTCCCCAAATCTTTCCCCGCGCTAGTCCGCCAAATCTTCAAGCGCATGTATCGTGTCTACGCTCACATCTACTGCCACCACTACCCCGTGATTCGTGAGCTTGGCCTCGAGCCGCATCTGAATACGAGCTTCAAGCAGTACGTCCTCTTTGTCGACGAGCACAGCTTGGCGAGCGGAAGGGACTACTGGGGTCCTCTGGGCGACCTGGTGGATAGCATGCTCAAGAGCGACTAG